In one window of Pseudomonadota bacterium DNA:
- a CDS encoding DUF58 domain-containing protein, producing MYLIVAALLSFMGISGFFGKNNLSKITVEVEFPLEIYANVKFPLKITLRNKKRLLPVFLLRVQVQDYSIFFPFLDVKGELIRYVDVNFGKRGEYEISNIYISSVFPFNFFTRYKSLKNTFRFIVFPELKKCDLLSIYEKGRRMKGESITDRIGYESDIVSIREYVYGDPLKYINWKATAKTGKLKTKELSTLAYQPIIINFDKVLIKDMEEKLSCISFSLLQVLKKNMPIGLKINNRLYEPGVSQIHRINMLRELALYKSANGD from the coding sequence ATGTACCTTATTGTTGCTGCTCTTTTAAGCTTTATGGGCATTTCAGGGTTTTTCGGCAAAAACAATTTATCTAAAATTACCGTAGAAGTTGAATTTCCTTTGGAAATATATGCAAATGTAAAATTTCCATTGAAAATTACGTTAAGAAATAAAAAAAGGCTGCTGCCCGTTTTTCTTTTAAGGGTGCAGGTACAAGATTATTCCATTTTCTTCCCCTTCCTGGACGTAAAGGGTGAATTAATAAGATATGTTGATGTTAATTTTGGAAAAAGGGGTGAATATGAGATCAGCAACATTTATATCAGCTCTGTATTCCCTTTTAATTTTTTTACAAGGTACAAGTCCCTTAAAAATACATTTCGTTTTATCGTATTCCCTGAACTAAAAAAATGTGACCTGCTGAGTATTTACGAAAAAGGAAGAAGAATGAAGGGCGAAAGTATTACTGACAGAATAGGGTATGAATCGGATATTGTTTCCATACGGGAATATGTTTATGGCGATCCGTTGAAGTACATCAATTGGAAGGCAACCGCTAAAACCGGGAAACTTAAGACAAAGGAGCTTTCAACCCTTGCCTATCAGCCTATTATAATAAATTTTGACAAAGTGTTGATAAAAGACATGGAAGAGAAACTCTCCTGTATTTCTTTCTCTCTTCTTCAGGTCCTGAAAAAAAATATGCCTATCGGGTTGAAGATAAACAACAGGTTGTACGAACCAGGGGTTTCACAAATACATAGAATTAACATGTTAAGAGAACTGGCGCTCTATAAGTCTGCAAATGGTGACTAA
- a CDS encoding DUF3488 and transglutaminase-like domain-containing protein, producing the protein MDIGWFRNRDQKINIETIVKAITYLTSIIGFIAIFNHVNIFFSATFSALFLLSLYFEYNRRFYFPRLILNIFSIAVIILSFYRFNVSDLVVQIIEALLILLSIKLLEDKKFRDYMQIYAITLFLLAGLGLLSLDIVFVAYLFILVILLTISVVLLTYYSQDPNLELSRQMVMKIVLRSMYIPLLAIPLTVVMFVILPRTDYPIFNFLNRADKAKTGFTDNVKLGAVSSIQEDSSVILRINMEKIDDNSLYWRGVVMDNFNGISWKSLRKHLVSTAKPVNIKGKTISQTVYLEPYENIYLFALDKPVSISLKNAKKNTDFTYTSLGFIEKRTRYDAVSIISDTISDDIIDEKIYLQVPEDISLKITDLVRSLAPGSEKEEDIKKIYEFLNNGSYKYSLENLPLSKTPLEDFLFDIKHGNCEYFASAYAVMLRIAGIPSRLIGGYKGGYYNDMGGYYLVPQKNAHVWVEAYVKNKGWVRIDPTPAGMELFSFPLRGNLLFRLNLLMDTINYYWLAFVINYDFQKQLNILNSLKTTFKKPSIALALNMKNTVKYGIVLFFITAAVLMASFIATKVIRRETGEKKLLSAFLNKMERQGYKKKKSQGLEEFVLEIQDDKIRRHSLMFVAEFEKLFYRDQTFNDNQIRNLKTMIDLIKA; encoded by the coding sequence ATGGATATTGGATGGTTTAGGAACAGAGATCAAAAGATTAATATTGAGACCATTGTAAAGGCAATTACATACCTGACAAGTATTATCGGTTTTATTGCTATTTTTAATCATGTCAATATCTTTTTTTCTGCTACTTTTTCAGCATTATTCTTACTATCGTTGTATTTTGAGTATAACAGGAGATTCTATTTTCCCAGATTGATATTGAATATCTTTTCAATAGCAGTAATCATCTTGTCTTTCTACAGGTTTAATGTCAGCGATCTTGTTGTGCAGATAATTGAGGCGCTCCTGATACTTCTTTCAATAAAGCTCCTTGAAGATAAAAAATTCAGGGATTACATGCAGATATATGCAATCACACTTTTTTTACTTGCAGGTCTCGGACTGCTTTCGCTTGATATAGTTTTTGTTGCATATCTTTTTATACTTGTAATTCTCTTAACTATTTCAGTTGTTTTACTTACATATTACTCTCAGGACCCCAATTTGGAACTGTCGAGACAGATGGTAATGAAGATAGTTCTGAGATCCATGTACATACCCCTGCTTGCCATTCCGCTCACTGTCGTTATGTTTGTGATATTGCCACGCACAGATTATCCGATTTTTAATTTTCTTAATAGGGCAGATAAGGCAAAGACAGGTTTTACTGACAATGTTAAACTCGGTGCTGTTTCAAGCATCCAGGAGGATTCAAGCGTAATACTGAGAATAAACATGGAAAAAATTGATGACAATTCATTATACTGGCGCGGAGTTGTGATGGACAATTTTAACGGTATTTCATGGAAGAGTTTGCGTAAGCATTTAGTGTCCACGGCAAAACCAGTCAATATAAAAGGTAAAACGATTAGCCAGACCGTCTATCTTGAACCTTATGAAAATATATATCTTTTTGCCTTGGACAAGCCTGTTTCTATATCCTTGAAAAATGCGAAAAAAAATACTGATTTTACATATACTTCATTAGGGTTTATAGAAAAAAGAACACGATACGATGCGGTTTCTATTATTTCCGATACAATCAGCGATGATATAATTGATGAAAAGATATATCTTCAGGTGCCTGAAGATATATCTTTAAAGATAACGGATTTGGTTCGTAGTTTAGCTCCAGGCAGCGAGAAGGAAGAAGATATAAAAAAAATATATGAATTTTTAAACAATGGATCATACAAATACTCTCTTGAAAATCTACCGCTTTCCAAAACACCGCTTGAAGATTTCCTCTTTGACATCAAGCACGGCAATTGTGAATATTTTGCGTCAGCCTATGCGGTTATGTTGAGGATTGCCGGTATCCCATCCAGGCTGATTGGCGGGTACAAAGGCGGATATTATAATGACATGGGGGGGTATTATCTGGTGCCGCAAAAAAATGCTCATGTGTGGGTAGAAGCATATGTAAAAAATAAAGGTTGGGTGCGGATAGACCCCACACCGGCAGGAATGGAATTGTTTTCATTCCCCTTGAGGGGCAATTTATTGTTCAGGCTGAACCTGCTCATGGATACAATAAATTATTACTGGCTTGCCTTTGTTATAAACTATGACTTTCAAAAACAATTAAATATATTGAATTCATTGAAAACAACTTTTAAAAAACCCTCAATAGCGCTGGCATTGAATATGAAAAATACAGTTAAATACGGGATTGTCCTCTTTTTTATAACAGCGGCAGTTTTAATGGCGAGCTTTATTGCAACAAAAGTCATCAGGAGAGAGACCGGCGAGAAAAAGCTGCTTTCAGCATTTTTAAACAAAATGGAAAGACAGGGATATAAGAAAAAGAAATCGCAGGGTCTTGAGGAGTTTGTTTTAGAAATTCAGGATGATAAAATAAGAAGGCACTCTCTGATGTTTGTAGCAGAGTTTGAAAAACTATTCTACCGGGACCAAACATTTAACGATAATCAAATAAGAAATTTAAAAACAATGATAGATTTGATTAAAGCATAA
- a CDS encoding histidine kinase, with protein MNSLRSPITTGLDFNKIFAALFWLLIFAGLYLAKLYSYVLFHSMAEIFSIIIAFGVFMVAWNSRWLIPNNFIVFIGIAYFFVGWIDFFHILAYKGMNIFKEFDTDLASQLWIAGRFMESISLFIAPLFFQKRLKPRIVFTVYFFITICVLSSIFYFRIFPDCFIEDEGLTRFKIISEYVISAILASSIFILYRHSDKFDDNVFSLIICSIFLTIASELCFTFYMDVYGLSNIAGHLLKVVSFYFMYRAVIEIGLEKPYRLLLRNFQISETALKHHQEELKNLVEERTNELKSTNEQLIEVSKKLVETEDVERRRISRELHDTVGQNLTALGISLNILKSKLPQDLSDAVSLRIDDALAMVEETTENIRSVISQLRPPVLDDYGLFAAIRSFGEQFSLRTNIDVVLECDEAFPKLNMYIEGALFRIVQEALNNVAKHARANKIIVSLTKHADHVKLTIKDDGIGFKTDNITDTKRLDKWGLTNIMERAMSVGGSCHIESSPGKGTKVTVEAAL; from the coding sequence ATGAATAGCCTTCGTTCGCCAATTACAACAGGGTTAGATTTTAATAAGATATTTGCGGCGTTGTTCTGGCTGCTGATATTTGCAGGGCTGTATCTCGCCAAACTATACAGCTATGTTCTCTTTCACAGCATGGCGGAAATATTTTCCATCATCATCGCCTTCGGTGTATTTATGGTTGCCTGGAATTCACGCTGGCTTATACCCAATAACTTTATTGTTTTTATCGGGATTGCCTATTTTTTTGTAGGATGGATTGACTTCTTTCATATCCTTGCATACAAGGGTATGAACATATTCAAAGAATTTGATACGGATCTTGCATCCCAATTGTGGATAGCAGGCAGATTCATGGAGAGCATCTCTCTTTTTATTGCGCCGTTATTTTTCCAGAAGAGGTTGAAACCGCGTATAGTATTTACCGTTTATTTTTTTATAACTATTTGTGTACTGTCATCTATATTTTATTTCAGGATATTCCCTGATTGTTTTATTGAGGATGAGGGGCTGACCAGGTTTAAGATCATCAGCGAGTATGTTATCTCGGCAATCCTTGCATCCTCAATCTTTATCCTTTATAGACACAGTGACAAATTCGATGACAACGTATTTTCTCTTATTATCTGTTCAATATTCCTTACCATAGCCTCTGAACTGTGCTTTACCTTTTATATGGATGTTTATGGCCTTTCAAACATTGCAGGCCATCTTTTAAAGGTCGTTTCTTTCTATTTTATGTACAGGGCTGTGATAGAGATTGGTCTTGAGAAGCCATACCGTTTACTTTTGAGAAATTTTCAAATAAGTGAAACAGCGCTGAAACATCATCAGGAGGAACTTAAAAATCTTGTCGAAGAAAGGACAAATGAATTAAAATCAACTAACGAACAACTAATTGAGGTCAGTAAAAAACTCGTGGAAACTGAGGATGTTGAGAGACGTCGTATATCAAGAGAATTACATGATACTGTCGGCCAGAATCTCACTGCTCTCGGAATAAGCCTGAATATTCTTAAATCCAAGCTCCCCCAGGATTTGTCCGATGCTGTCAGCTTGCGTATCGATGATGCCCTTGCAATGGTTGAGGAAACAACGGAAAATATCCGTAGCGTTATATCCCAACTGAGACCGCCCGTTCTTGATGATTATGGTTTATTTGCTGCGATACGATCTTTTGGAGAGCAATTCTCCTTGAGGACAAACATAGATGTTGTGCTTGAATGCGATGAAGCATTTCCTAAGTTAAACATGTACATAGAAGGGGCATTGTTTCGTATTGTTCAAGAGGCGCTTAATAATGTGGCAAAACATGCCCGGGCAAATAAAATAATCGTTTCTTTGACAAAACATGCAGACCATGTAAAGCTGACCATTAAAGATGATGGTATAGGCTTCAAAACTGATAATATAACCGATACTAAAAGGCTTGATAAATGGGGTCTTACAAATATAATGGAGCGCGCTATGTCTGTAGGAGGGAGCTGCCATATTGAAAGCAGCCCAGGAAAAGGTACAAAGGTGACTGTGGAGGCGGCATTATGA
- a CDS encoding response regulator transcription factor, translating into MSITVFLADDHAVLREGLKLLLESQEDIKVIGDAADGRDAVKQTTKLHPDVIIMDISMPELNGIDATYRILEAYPSARVIILSMHAASEHILRALKAGARGYLLKESAGKEIIQAVRTVYGGSRYLSLKISDDLIDNYMLKYRDDDLGNPLSRLSSREKEIMQLVAEGKSSVEIANIIFLSPKTVETYRSRLMQKLNVSDITGLIKIALKHGLIPLE; encoded by the coding sequence ATGAGCATCACTGTTTTTTTAGCTGATGATCATGCTGTGTTGCGTGAAGGTCTTAAACTCCTTCTTGAATCTCAGGAGGATATTAAAGTAATCGGTGATGCTGCAGACGGACGTGATGCCGTGAAGCAGACAACAAAACTCCATCCGGATGTTATAATAATGGATATTTCCATGCCGGAACTCAACGGCATTGATGCAACTTATCGGATATTGGAGGCGTACCCGTCAGCCAGGGTTATCATACTTTCAATGCACGCTGCTTCTGAACATATTTTACGTGCCTTGAAGGCAGGTGCCCGCGGTTATCTTCTGAAGGAATCAGCAGGCAAGGAAATAATTCAAGCTGTACGGACTGTATATGGCGGCAGCCGGTACCTGAGCCTGAAAATATCTGATGATCTCATAGACAATTACATGTTGAAATATAGAGATGATGATCTTGGCAATCCCTTGTCAAGACTAAGCTCGAGAGAAAAGGAAATTATGCAGCTCGTTGCGGAGGGTAAATCAAGTGTGGAGATTGCAAATATTATTTTTCTTTCTCCTAAAACAGTTGAAACATACAGAAGCCGTTTAATGCAGAAACTAAATGTCAGCGATATTACAGGGCTCATCAAAATTGCTTTGAAACATGGTTTAATCCCGTTGGAATAA